Proteins encoded within one genomic window of Triticum aestivum cultivar Chinese Spring chromosome 2D, IWGSC CS RefSeq v2.1, whole genome shotgun sequence:
- the LOC123048953 gene encoding E3 ubiquitin-protein ligase EL5 has product MSISSSSNKTLPYSADGGSYSTHDTLALLVIGFSVTAVCVFIIALFDCLCCRPRRAGGRRIVFVGARPFLVRAGGDGGLSPTAVAALPSFLYHRGVAVRGNDGPDGRGEGSGGGRGWAQCAVCLSLVKEGEVVRQLPACMHLFHVGCVDTWLHSHSTCPLCRATVEPPSKDQVPPV; this is encoded by the coding sequence ATGTCGATATCCTCGAGCTCCAACAAGACGCTGCCCTACTCGGCGGACGGTGGCAGCTACAGCACCCACGACACGCTCGCCCTCCTCGTCATCGGCTTCAGCGTCACCGCCGTCTGTGTCTTCATAATCGCCCTATTCGATTGCCTGTGCTGCCGCCCGCGCCGCGCTGGCGGCCGCAGGATCGTCTTCGTGGGCGCCCGGCCGTTCTTGGTGCGTGCCGGCGGCGATGGTGGGCTGAGCCCCACGGCCGTGGCCGCGCTGCCGTCGTTCTTGTACCACAGAGGCGTGGCCGTCCGCGGCAACGACGGTCCGGACGGTCGTGGcgaaggcagcggcggcggccgcgggTGGGCGCAGTGCGCGGTGTGCCTCAGCCTGGTGAAGGAAGGGGAGGTGGTGAGGCAGCTGCCGGCGTGCATGCACCTGTTCCATGTAGGCTGCGTCGACACCTGGTTGCACTCCCACTCCACTTGCCCTCTGTGCAGGGCCACGGTAGAGCCCCCTTCGAAAGACCAGGTGCCTCCTGTGTGA